In the Populus trichocarpa isolate Nisqually-1 chromosome 1, P.trichocarpa_v4.1, whole genome shotgun sequence genome, one interval contains:
- the LOC112323255 gene encoding beta-glucosidase 12 — MGSIDDFSRYSFPDDFVFGTSSSAYQYEGETNKHGRGPAIWDTFTEEHTERINDHSNGNVAVDFYHRYKEDVQRMKEMGMDAFRFSISWSRVLPHGRLSAGVNEEGIKFYNDLIDDLLKNGLQPYVTLFHWDTPQALEDKYGGFLSPNIVNDFRDFVDLCFQKFGDRVKKWITLNEPWMFSVQGYNMGTMAPGRISVVVNDPHRSLNTGATEVYTVSHHLLLAHAAAVKLYKEKYQSCQGGQIGITLVSHWFEPYSNSEDDQNATKRSLDFMLGWFMDPLTNGDYPRNMHDFVGGRLPKFTAEESKMLKGSYDFIGINYYTTYYAQNIDANYQSVGFMSDARANWTGERNGIPIGPQAGVKWLYIYPEGISRLLNYTKDLYGNPTIYITENGVDDENNNASSLKEALNDPIREKSYKDHLKNVLRSINEHGVDVKGFFAWSLMDNFEWGSGYAVRFGLYYVDYKNDLKRYPKKSVKWFKQFLRRDSHSPIPHTYPLITSNETSKIEDSLVRDAKRPRNA; from the exons ATGGGAAGCATTGATGACTTCAGCCGTTATTCTTTCCCAGATGATTTTGTTTTCGGAACATCCTCATCAGCTTACCAG TATGAAGgtgaaacaaacaaacatggtAGAGGACCAGCTATATGGGACACTTTCACTGAGGAACATACAG AGAGAATAAATGATCATAGCAACGGAAATGTAGCTGTTGATTTCTACCATCGTTATAAG GAAGATGTGCAAAGAATGAAAGAGATGGGAATGGATGCTTTCAGATTCTCCATTTCTTGGTCTAGAGTATTACCAc ATGGCAGGTTAAGTGCTGGAGTAAACGAAGAAGGCATCAAGTTTTACAACGATCTCATTGATGACCTCCTTAAGAATG GTTTGCAGCCTTACGTTACTCTCTTTCACTGGGATACTCCACAAGCTTTAGAAGATAAATATGGTGGTTTCTTAAGTCCTAACATTGT AAATGATTTCCGAGACTTTGTCGACCTTTGTTTCCAAAAGTTTGGAGACCGAGTGAAGAAGTGGATTACTTTGAACGAGCCATGGATGTTCAGTGTTCAAGGTTATAACATGGGCACGATGGCACCGGGTAGGATTTCTGTCGTTGTAAATGATCCCCACCGATCCTTAAACACTGGTGCCACTGAAGTGTATACGGTTAGCCATCATTTGTTGCTCGCTCATGCTGCGGCAGTGAAACTATACAAGGAAAAATATCAGTCATGTCAAGGTGGACAGATTGGGATAACACTTGTTTCTCATTGGTTTGAACCTTACTCAAACAGTGAAGATGATCAAAATGCAACCAAAAGAAGCCTCGACTTCATGCTTGGTtg GTTCATGGATCCTTTAACTAATGGTGACTATCCACGTAACATGCATGATTTTGTTGGTGGAAGATTGCCCAAGTTCACTGCCGAGGAATCTAAGATGTTGAAGGGATCGTATGATTTTATTGGAATTAATTACTACACAACATATTATGCTCAAAATATCGATGCAAATTATCAGAGTGTTGGATTCATGTCAGATGCTCGTGCTAATTGGACAG gagagagaaatggaATCCCAATAGGTCCACAGGCTGGTGTAAAATGGCTTTATATTTATCCCGAAGGCATCAGCAGGCTTTTGAATTACACCAAAGATCTATACGGGAACCCAACAATTTACATTACTGAGAATG GGGTTGATGACGAAAATAACAATGCTTCATCACTAAAGGAAGCTCTTAATGATCCCATAAgagaaaaatcttacaaagaCCACCTTAAGAATGTCTTGAGATCCATCAA tGAGCATGGTGTTGATGTTAAGGGATTTTTTGCTTGGTCTTTAATGGACAATTTCGAATGGGGAAGTGGTTATGCTGTGAGGTTCGGCCTCTACTATGTTGATtacaaaaatgatttgaaacgATATCCTAAAAAATCAGTCAAGTGGTTCAAGCAGTTTCTTAGAAGAGACTCCCACAGTCCTATTCCACATACGTATCCTCTGATTACTTCTAATGAAACGTCGAAGATTGAAGATAGTTTGGTTCGGGATGCTAAAAGGCCAAGAAATGCCTGA
- the LOC18094951 gene encoding beta-glucosidase 12 gives MGSIDDFSRYSFPDDFVFGTSSSAYQYEGETNKHGRGPAIWDTFTEEHTERINDHSNGNVAVDFYHRYKEDVQRMKEMGMDAFRFSISWSRVLPHGRLSAGVNEEGIKFYNDLIDDLLKNGLQPYVTLFHWDTPQALEDKYGGFLSPNIVNDFRDFVDLCFQKFGDRVKKWITLNEPWMFSVQGYDMGTMAPGRISVVVNDPHRSLNTGATEVYTVSHHLLLAHAAAVKLYKEKYQSCQGGQIGITLVSHWFEPYSNSEDDQNATKRSLDFMLGWFMDPLTNGDYPRNMHDFVGGRLPKFTAEESKMLKGSYDFIGINYYTTYYAQNIDANYQSVGFMSDARANWTGERNGIPIGPQAGVKWLYIYPEGISRLLNYTKDLYGNPTIYITENGVDDENNNASSLKEALNDPIREKSYKDHLKNVLRSINEHGVDVKGFFAWSLMDNFEWGSGYAVRFGLYYVDYKNDLKRYPKKSVKWFKQFLRRDSHSPIPHTYPLITSNETSKIEDSLVRDAKRPRNA, from the exons ATGGGAAGCATTGATGACTTCAGCCGTTATTCTTTCCCAGATGATTTTGTTTTCGGAACATCCTCATCAGCTTACCAG TATGAAGgtgaaacaaacaaacatggtAGAGGACCAGCTATATGGGACACTTTCACTGAGGAACATACAG AGAGAATAAATGATCATAGCAACGGAAATGTAGCTGTTGATTTCTACCATCGTTATAAG GAAGATGTGCAAAGAATGAAAGAGATGGGAATGGATGCTTTCAGATTCTCCATTTCTTGGTCTAGAGTATTACCAc ATGGCAGGTTAAGTGCTGGAGTAAACGAAGAAGGCATCAAGTTTTACAACGATCTCATTGATGACCTCCTTAAGAATG GTTTGCAGCCTTACGTTACTCTCTTTCACTGGGATACTCCACAAGCTTTAGAAGATAAATATGGTGGTTTCTTAAGTCCTAACATTGT AAATGATTTCCGAGACTTTGTCGACCTTTGTTTCCAAAAGTTTGGAGACCGAGTGAAGAAGTGGATTACTTTGAACGAGCCATGGATGTTCAGTGTTCAAGGTTATGACATGGGCACGATGGCACCGGGTAGGATTTCTGTCGTTGTAAATGATCCCCACCGATCCTTAAACACTGGTGCCACTGAAGTGTATACGGTTAGCCATCATTTGTTGCTCGCTCATGCTGCGGCAGTGAAACTATACAAGGAAAAATATCAGTCATGTCAAGGTGGACAGATTGGGATAACACTTGTTTCTCATTGGTTTGAACCTTACTCAAACAGTGAAGATGATCAAAATGCAACCAAAAGAAGCCTCGACTTCATGCTTGGTtg GTTCATGGATCCTTTAACTAATGGTGACTATCCACGTAACATGCATGATTTTGTTGGTGGAAGATTGCCCAAGTTCACTGCCGAGGAATCTAAGATGTTGAAGGGATCGTATGATTTTATTGGAATTAATTACTACACAACATATTATGCTCAAAATATCGATGCAAATTATCAGAGTGTTGGATTCATGTCAGATGCTCGTGCTAATTGGACAG gagagagaaatggaATCCCAATAGGTCCACAGGCTGGTGTAAAATGGCTTTATATTTATCCCGAAGGCATCAGCAGGCTTTTGAATTACACCAAAGATCTATACGGGAACCCAACAATTTACATTACTGAGAATG GGGTTGATGACGAAAATAACAATGCTTCATCACTAAAGGAAGCTCTTAATGATCCCATAAgagaaaaatcttacaaagaCCACCTTAAGAATGTCTTGAGATCCATCAA tGAGCATGGTGTTGATGTTAAGGGATTTTTTGCTTGGTCTTTAATGGACAATTTCGAATGGGGAAGTGGTTATGCTGTGAGGTTCGGCCTCTACTATGTTGATtacaaaaatgatttgaaacgATATCCTAAAAAATCAGTCAAGTGGTTCAAGCAGTTTCTTAGAAGAGACTCCCACAGTCCTATTCCACATACGTATCCTCTGATTACTTCTAATGAAACGTCGAAGATTGAAGATAGTTTGGTTCGGGATGCTAAAAGGCCAAGAAATGCCTGA